One genomic window of Halorhabdus sp. CBA1104 includes the following:
- a CDS encoding polymer-forming cytoskeletal protein, with protein sequence MPDFSSRCVLRSTPLEELAIPDGTTVEEHDLVTDGDVIVGGQSTVEFGVRGETVVAGERVRFGGHIEAASDCRLDVWSDVEADVLVGGDAYLGERVHIGGELKVAGDLDIGDDVEIEDGFEANGWIVIRNPMPTIVFLFVYLSHLLRMGEQEAAQETLESVVGSDSEHDPLIVPRNAHVSDDAWRVSAPALIGDDCRLHGNLRAESLTVGRDTTVFGSLRAREDVTVGRATEIKGDVTTRSGTVRIGPGVHIWGDIAAENVELHENATVEGTIRARGEMELHATDVLDDVDQTAQAMASAAERLAAEETLPADAQSPDTAGPTPSDVEDTAPESSPTE encoded by the coding sequence ATGCCTGATTTCTCTTCTAGATGTGTGCTTCGATCGACGCCGCTCGAAGAACTCGCGATCCCCGACGGGACGACCGTCGAGGAGCACGATCTCGTCACCGACGGCGACGTGATCGTCGGCGGCCAGAGTACGGTCGAGTTCGGCGTTCGCGGCGAGACGGTCGTCGCTGGCGAGCGTGTCCGGTTTGGCGGCCACATCGAGGCCGCAAGTGACTGCCGACTCGACGTGTGGTCTGACGTCGAGGCAGATGTCTTGGTCGGCGGGGATGCCTATCTCGGCGAGCGGGTGCATATCGGTGGCGAGTTGAAAGTTGCCGGTGATCTGGATATCGGCGACGACGTCGAGATCGAAGACGGCTTCGAGGCAAACGGCTGGATCGTCATCCGGAACCCGATGCCGACGATCGTCTTCCTGTTTGTCTACCTCTCGCATTTGCTCCGGATGGGTGAACAGGAGGCTGCCCAAGAGACCCTCGAATCAGTCGTCGGTTCCGACTCCGAACACGACCCGCTGATCGTTCCGCGAAACGCCCACGTCAGCGACGACGCCTGGCGGGTTTCGGCACCCGCCTTGATCGGTGACGACTGTCGATTGCACGGCAATCTCCGCGCTGAGTCGCTCACGGTCGGCCGGGACACGACCGTCTTTGGCAGCCTCCGGGCGCGCGAGGACGTGACCGTTGGTCGGGCAACCGAAATCAAAGGTGACGTCACGACCCGCAGCGGGACGGTCCGGATCGGCCCTGGTGTCCACATCTGGGGAGACATTGCAGCCGAGAACGTCGAACTTCACGAGAATGCCACCGTCGAAGGGACGATCCGTGCTCGTGGCGAAATGGAACTGCACGCCACAGACGTGCTCGATGACGTCGACCAGACTGCCCAGGCGATGGCCAGCGCAGCCGAACGCTTAGCGGCCGAGGAGACTCTCCCGGCGGACGCACAGTCTCCCGATACCGCTGGCCCTACGCCGAGCGACGTCGAAGACACTGCCCCTGAATCGTCGCCGACCGAGTGA
- a CDS encoding DUF5800 family protein, protein MTALSFDDHGVDVVYEGTDFRLEKALIEDAVGKAYPDVTDHEVLQLVDPEPALSGEPQRIAEIID, encoded by the coding sequence ATGACCGCCCTGTCTTTCGACGATCACGGCGTCGACGTCGTCTACGAGGGGACCGACTTTCGTCTAGAGAAAGCCCTGATCGAAGACGCCGTCGGCAAGGCCTATCCTGACGTGACCGACCACGAAGTGTTGCAACTCGTCGATCCGGAACCGGCACTTTCGGGTGAGCCACAGCGTATCGCCGAGATTATCGACTAA